TAAAATCTAGGGGAGATGTAGATTTAACAACAAAACTAACCCCTAAAATAAAGATGAAAATACCCTTAATTTCTGCTAATATGGACACGATAACAGAAACAGAGATGGCAATAAAAATGGCTTTAGAGGGTGGTATAGGGATAATACATAGGTTTATGTCTATAGAAGAGCAAGTTGAAATGGTTGAAAGAGTTAAAAGAGCACAGAATATTTTTATAGAAGATCCATATACCCTTTCCCCAGAAAATACAATTTCTGATTTCTTGAAATTAACAAATGAAAAAGATGTTTCTGGGATTTTGATAGTTGATAAAAAAAACAAACTGTTGGGTATAGTCACGAGAAGAGATGTTTTATTTGAGGATAATCCAGAAAAGAAACTTTCTGAAGTCATGACAAAATACAAGGATATGGTGGTAAGTCATCCAAAAACCACTATAGATGAAGCTAGGGAAATTTTGAAGAAGGAAAAAATAGAAAAACTACCATTGGTTTCTCATGATGGAACTCTAAAGGGTTTAATAACATCTAGAGATGTTAAAAAGATACCAAATGATAAGATAGCAACAAAGGATTCTAAAGGTAGATTGAGAGTTGGTGCGGCAATAGGAGTAAAAATAGATACAATGGAGAGAACAGAAGCTCTTTTAAATGCTGGTTGTGACGTGATAGTCGTTGATATAGCCCATGGCCATTCAGATTTATGTATAGAAACAGTGAGGATGGTCAAGGAGAATTTTGATGTTGAGGTTATTGCTGGAAATGTGGCTACAGCTGAAGGTACAGAGGATTTAATAAAAGCTGGTGCAGATGCTGTGAAAGTTGGGGTTGGTCCAGGATCGACCTGTATTACAAGAATTGTGACAGGTTGTGGTGTGCCTCAATTGACTGCTATAATAGAGTCAGCAAGGGTTGGAAGAGAGTACGGAATACCAATAATAGCTGATGGTGGAATGAGAAATTCAGGTGATATGGTAAAGGCCTTGGCTGCTGGAGCTTCATCTTTGATGTCTGGTTTTTTGTTTTCTGGGGCAAAGGAAACGCCTGGAAAAGAGATAATAAAGGATGGTAGGAAGTATAAAATTTACCGTGGTTCAGCTTCACTTTCCTCAAACATAGA
This portion of the Candidatus Aenigmatarchaeota archaeon genome encodes:
- the guaB gene encoding IMP dehydrogenase: MVMEEALTFDDVLIVPKKSSVKSRGDVDLTTKLTPKIKMKIPLISANMDTITETEMAIKMALEGGIGIIHRFMSIEEQVEMVERVKRAQNIFIEDPYTLSPENTISDFLKLTNEKDVSGILIVDKKNKLLGIVTRRDVLFEDNPEKKLSEVMTKYKDMVVSHPKTTIDEAREILKKEKIEKLPLVSHDGTLKGLITSRDVKKIPNDKIATKDSKGRLRVGAAIGVKIDTMERTEALLNAGCDVIVVDIAHGHSDLCIETVRMVKENFDVEVIAGNVATAEGTEDLIKAGADAVKVGVGPGSTCITRIVTGCGVPQLTAIIESARVGREYGIPIIADGGMRNSGDMVKALAAGASSLMSGFLFSGAKETPGKEIIKDGRKYKIYRGSASLSSNIDTKEKRDAKKWKEIDIFDITPEGIESLVPYKGSVSEVIKKLIGGIRSGMSYCNAFTIEELQKNAKFIKMTEHGLRESNYHDVSYVFS